The following proteins come from a genomic window of Galactobacillus timonensis:
- a CDS encoding AAA family ATPase: MFLKRIEMQGFKSFADRTIITFDDPITGIVGPNGCGKSNITDAVRWVLGEQSSRSMRGEHMSDVIFSGSADRRPMNMAEVTLVFDNASHVLNSDQQELEVTRRLYRSGDAEYLINRQNVRLRDVVDLFLDTGLGKDSLSIISQGNVIAFAEAKPLDRRPIFEEAAGVAKYKKRKIESLSRLDRTKTNLDRSQDILAELEKQVSPLKRQAHKAEIYRAKKKRLEEIEITVLVQEIDDLNVQVDDARKSLLDAESAAQIASTSIQVSETRLGQQRQQSSQLDREINALQEELLKNVDAVTSLEARRTEMDERRKYIIETGSREERIKETQALLETARQEYEDRRNRYTALDQAMKLDEEKLTQSSQNLFDQRSALEQAQSLLRSLQNQQTYLENMMRDPFQGRQSGTRSIMENRNALHGILGVIGQEIHAKDGYEQAVSEALGGAMYNIVTVDEQSARDAIRFLNRNQSGRATFLPLTVCRPRYVSQEALAICSGTQGYLGTASSFVETDAKFQPVVDALLNNVLVVDSMEAGNNLSSLTNRAYNIVTLNGEVIHRGGSMTGGKQKHNTTPVTVARELSRVKEGIDAQTAKVKLLQKAEMDASAQVEALKSRLSQNRVSKASLEPVMDAKKAKMDKLSNDLALLGAKSEETADEAQNETIAKLNEAYQRRDTITAEIRTKREEKQSLQQDIDRKDQQLHQLRKDKERADAAASAIKVDEGRLEAKIENNLQRLASEYQLTYEFARTKVSGEKVENAREEVLQLRADIERLGNVNMEAPEQYSEVNERYEFLKKQIEELTESRDKILAAIDEMDRVMVKQFKEMFDRINGSFNDIFRSLYGGGKARLILEDPSDILNTGIDIDAQPPGKAVQNNMLFSGGEKSLIALCVLFAILKVKPVPLVILDEVEAALDQGNVERFAQYLHQYTDQTQFLVVTHRPGTMENCDTLYGVTMQHQGVSQMLKVELKDAVGMAEPEKEAQA; this comes from the coding sequence ATGTTTTTAAAGCGCATCGAAATGCAGGGATTCAAATCCTTTGCGGATCGAACCATTATTACGTTTGATGATCCGATTACGGGGATTGTCGGGCCGAACGGCTGCGGAAAATCGAATATTACAGATGCCGTGCGCTGGGTATTAGGCGAGCAGTCGTCCCGTTCCATGCGCGGCGAACATATGAGCGACGTCATCTTTTCCGGCAGCGCTGACCGCAGACCCATGAACATGGCCGAGGTGACGCTGGTCTTTGATAATGCGTCGCATGTGCTCAACAGTGATCAGCAGGAGCTGGAAGTGACACGCCGCCTGTATCGTTCCGGTGATGCGGAATATCTGATCAACCGTCAGAATGTACGTTTGCGCGATGTCGTGGACCTGTTTCTGGATACGGGACTGGGCAAGGATTCTCTGAGCATCATCTCGCAGGGCAATGTTATCGCCTTTGCGGAGGCGAAGCCTCTGGACCGTCGGCCGATCTTTGAAGAAGCCGCCGGCGTTGCCAAATACAAGAAGCGCAAGATCGAGTCTTTGTCACGTTTGGATCGTACGAAGACCAATCTTGACCGTTCCCAGGATATTCTGGCGGAACTTGAAAAGCAGGTTTCGCCGCTGAAGCGGCAGGCGCATAAGGCCGAAATCTACCGGGCAAAGAAAAAGCGTCTCGAAGAGATTGAAATCACTGTGCTGGTGCAGGAGATCGATGATCTCAATGTTCAGGTCGATGATGCCAGAAAGTCTCTGTTAGATGCCGAAAGTGCGGCGCAGATCGCCTCCACAAGCATCCAGGTATCGGAAACCAGGCTCGGGCAGCAGCGTCAGCAGTCCTCACAGCTGGACCGGGAAATCAACGCCCTCCAGGAGGAACTGCTCAAGAATGTCGATGCGGTCACGTCTTTGGAAGCAAGGCGTACCGAGATGGATGAGCGGCGCAAATACATCATTGAAACCGGCAGCCGCGAGGAGCGGATCAAGGAAACACAGGCATTGCTCGAGACGGCGCGACAGGAATACGAAGACCGTAGGAACCGCTATACGGCACTGGATCAGGCCATGAAGCTGGATGAGGAGAAGCTGACCCAGAGTTCACAGAACCTCTTCGATCAGCGCAGTGCCCTTGAACAGGCACAGTCGCTGCTGCGCAGCCTGCAGAATCAGCAGACCTATCTTGAAAACATGATGCGCGACCCGTTCCAGGGACGTCAGTCCGGTACCCGTTCCATCATGGAAAACCGCAATGCGCTGCACGGCATTCTCGGCGTCATCGGGCAGGAGATTCATGCCAAGGATGGCTATGAGCAGGCTGTCTCCGAAGCCCTTGGTGGAGCGATGTACAACATTGTGACCGTGGATGAGCAGTCTGCCCGTGATGCGATCCGTTTTCTGAACCGCAACCAGTCGGGTCGGGCGACGTTTCTGCCGCTGACGGTTTGCCGGCCGCGCTATGTGTCGCAGGAAGCCCTTGCCATCTGCAGCGGTACGCAGGGATATCTTGGTACGGCATCGTCATTTGTTGAGACGGATGCAAAGTTTCAGCCTGTTGTCGATGCGCTGTTGAACAATGTACTTGTCGTTGATTCAATGGAAGCCGGCAACAATCTTTCCTCTTTGACCAACCGTGCCTATAACATCGTGACCCTGAACGGGGAAGTGATTCACCGCGGCGGTTCGATGACCGGCGGCAAGCAGAAGCACAATACGACCCCTGTTACTGTGGCCCGTGAGCTCTCCCGCGTCAAGGAGGGCATCGATGCCCAGACGGCAAAGGTCAAGCTGCTGCAGAAGGCGGAAATGGATGCCTCTGCGCAGGTGGAGGCTCTGAAGAGCCGTCTGAGTCAGAACCGTGTCTCCAAAGCGTCGCTGGAACCGGTCATGGATGCCAAGAAAGCCAAGATGGACAAGCTGTCCAATGATCTGGCCCTGCTTGGCGCCAAGAGTGAGGAAACCGCGGACGAGGCTCAGAATGAGACCATCGCAAAGCTCAATGAAGCCTACCAGCGGCGTGACACCATTACTGCCGAGATCCGGACCAAGCGTGAAGAAAAGCAGTCGCTGCAGCAGGATATTGACCGTAAGGACCAGCAGCTGCATCAACTGCGCAAGGACAAGGAACGTGCCGATGCGGCAGCTAGTGCCATCAAGGTGGATGAAGGCCGGCTCGAGGCGAAGATTGAAAACAATCTGCAGCGGCTTGCGTCGGAATATCAGCTGACCTATGAATTCGCCAGAACCAAGGTCAGCGGTGAAAAGGTCGAAAATGCGCGCGAAGAAGTACTGCAGCTGCGGGCGGATATCGAGCGTCTTGGCAACGTGAACATGGAGGCTCCTGAACAGTACAGTGAAGTCAATGAGCGCTACGAGTTCCTTAAGAAACAGATCGAGGAACTGACCGAGAGCCGCGACAAAATCCTGGCCGCCATCGATGAGATGGACCGGGTTATGGTGAAGCAGTTCAAGGAGATGTTTGACCGGATCAACGGCAGCTTCAACGATATCTTCCGTTCGCTGTACGGCGGCGGTAAGGCGCGGCTGATTCTCGAGGATCCTTCGGACATTCTCAATACGGGCATTGACATCGATGCCCAGCCTCCGGGAAAGGCGGTTCAGAACAACATGCTGTTTTCGGGCGGTGAGAAGTCGCTGATTGCGCTCTGTGTTCTGTTTGCAATCCTCAAGGTGAAGCCGGTTCCGCTGGTCATTCTCGATGAGGTTGAAGCGG
- the mscL gene encoding large-conductance mechanosensitive channel protein MscL — protein sequence MKKFLEEFKAFAFKGNVFDMAVGIIIGSAFTAIINSFVNDIISPLLGLFGTVNLDNMSVVLKQGADADSSVVLNYGSFISAVINFLLMALILFLMVKAVNRARTEAEKFAKKEEAPAEAPKKSDELVALEEIRDLLKAQAEKK from the coding sequence ATGAAGAAGTTCTTGGAAGAGTTTAAGGCGTTTGCGTTTAAGGGCAATGTATTCGACATGGCTGTCGGTATTATCATCGGCAGCGCCTTTACGGCAATTATCAATTCGTTTGTCAATGACATCATCAGCCCGCTGCTTGGCTTGTTTGGAACGGTAAATCTGGACAACATGAGCGTCGTTCTAAAGCAGGGAGCGGATGCGGATTCTTCGGTTGTTCTGAATTACGGATCCTTCATTTCGGCAGTTATCAATTTCCTGCTCATGGCATTGATCCTGTTCCTGATGGTCAAGGCTGTTAACCGGGCCCGTACGGAAGCTGAAAAGTTTGCCAAGAAGGAAGAAGCACCGGCCGAGGCGCCGAAGAAGAGCGACGAGCTGGTCGCACTGGAAGAGATCCGCGATCTTCTGAAGGCACAGGCGGAAAAGAAGTAA
- a CDS encoding peptidase U32 family protein — MMLKKVELLAPAGNMDALHAAVSAGADAVYLGSTSFSARAFAGNFDHEQMKEAIRYCHQRGVSVYVTMNTLLFEDELDRAMEEVDFLYHADADALLVQDLGLFQKVRICYPDFDLHCSTQMHIHNADGCRFMKREGAKRVVLARETPLQLIQECVSTGVDIEVFCYGASCISYSGQCLMSAEVKNRSGNRGMCAQMCRLRYTPLKDGKPQPCPDGDYVLSPKDINLIERVPDLIAAGVSSLKIEGRMKRPEYVYLAVKTFREAIDACYANQPYHLSAKRDQQLKLMFNRGFSEGHFAGASVEDRMSHYRPNHRGIEIGTVVQFRNGRVLVQLCQPLHQHDGLRIVNTPVDTGLTAVKIEKNGLLVNSAEAGDKVWLECHSKPVPKRGQKVLKTSSAELLDEIDREIADQPKRREATVSYQANVNEPLRLTAVLGGTSVSVVSEQALLAARNAPLTREKLEGSLAKTDTAPFTAVFDHSASVLGNVFIPVSMLNELRRNLYGKLMDALTVVHERSSVQPYRLEVSKPHAEPWRILVSSGSEESANSDTRFLDADAVMPVVHENAVSAEKYGPGSVLSSAGDFFVSSGKTGYIAGMTMNLSNSAAIAFALCHGCSSVIFSSEVPELEIAHSLKVFRSTYGFVPVTYRLVYGRRTLMYVKGGFMEASADALEDLEGRIYPLRQGPFLTKILAPEPYRSRNQYCYGSFIIFSGETASKQREVIKEAYEEVLGRV; from the coding sequence ATGATGTTGAAGAAGGTTGAACTGCTCGCGCCGGCGGGCAATATGGATGCGCTCCATGCGGCGGTGAGTGCCGGAGCGGATGCGGTATATCTTGGCAGCACTTCGTTTTCGGCCCGTGCCTTTGCGGGCAATTTTGATCATGAACAGATGAAGGAGGCGATCCGCTACTGCCACCAGCGCGGTGTTTCCGTCTATGTCACCATGAATACGCTGCTGTTTGAAGACGAACTTGACAGGGCGATGGAAGAGGTGGACTTTCTCTATCACGCTGATGCAGATGCGCTGCTGGTACAGGATCTCGGCCTGTTTCAGAAGGTTCGTATCTGCTATCCGGATTTTGATCTGCACTGCAGCACGCAGATGCACATTCATAATGCGGACGGCTGCCGGTTCATGAAGAGGGAAGGCGCGAAACGTGTCGTTCTGGCCCGTGAAACGCCGTTACAGTTGATTCAGGAATGCGTCAGCACAGGCGTCGATATCGAAGTGTTCTGTTACGGAGCAAGCTGTATCAGCTATTCGGGGCAGTGCCTGATGTCGGCAGAGGTGAAAAACCGCTCCGGAAACCGCGGCATGTGTGCACAGATGTGTCGCCTTCGCTACACACCGCTCAAAGACGGGAAACCGCAGCCGTGCCCGGATGGAGATTATGTCCTTTCGCCAAAGGACATCAATCTCATTGAGCGGGTTCCGGATCTGATTGCGGCCGGGGTCTCTTCTTTGAAGATTGAAGGGCGGATGAAGCGGCCGGAATATGTATATCTGGCGGTAAAGACGTTCCGGGAAGCAATTGATGCCTGCTATGCCAATCAGCCGTATCACCTGAGTGCCAAGCGTGATCAGCAGCTGAAGCTGATGTTCAACCGCGGCTTCTCTGAGGGTCATTTTGCAGGAGCGTCCGTTGAGGACCGGATGTCGCATTATCGTCCGAATCATCGCGGCATTGAAATCGGAACGGTGGTTCAGTTCCGGAATGGTAGAGTACTTGTTCAGCTGTGTCAGCCGCTGCACCAGCACGATGGTCTGCGCATTGTCAATACGCCGGTTGATACAGGTCTGACGGCGGTCAAGATTGAAAAAAACGGCCTGCTGGTCAACAGTGCTGAGGCGGGCGATAAAGTATGGCTGGAATGCCATTCCAAACCGGTCCCGAAACGGGGACAGAAGGTATTGAAAACAAGCAGTGCCGAGCTGCTGGATGAAATTGACCGCGAGATTGCTGATCAGCCCAAACGGCGTGAAGCTACCGTCAGCTATCAGGCAAACGTCAATGAACCGCTGCGGTTGACGGCAGTGCTTGGCGGTACATCCGTATCGGTTGTCAGTGAGCAGGCGCTCTTGGCTGCACGCAATGCGCCTTTAACACGGGAAAAGCTTGAAGGTTCCCTGGCCAAAACGGATACCGCCCCGTTTACGGCCGTCTTTGATCATTCTGCGTCGGTTCTTGGAAATGTCTTTATTCCCGTATCGATGCTCAATGAGCTGCGAAGAAATCTCTACGGAAAGCTGATGGATGCGCTGACGGTTGTGCATGAACGCAGTTCTGTGCAGCCGTACCGTCTCGAGGTTTCAAAACCGCATGCTGAGCCATGGCGGATTCTGGTAAGCAGTGGAAGTGAAGAATCCGCTAACTCTGACACCCGCTTTCTTGACGCAGATGCCGTTATGCCAGTGGTTCATGAAAACGCTGTGTCCGCTGAAAAATACGGTCCGGGATCGGTACTTTCTTCGGCTGGCGATTTCTTTGTTTCGAGCGGGAAAACAGGTTATATCGCGGGTATGACGATGAATCTTTCCAATAGTGCGGCGATCGCCTTTGCGCTTTGCCATGGATGTTCGTCGGTGATCTTTTCCTCGGAGGTTCCGGAGCTGGAGATTGCGCACAGTCTCAAGGTATTCCGCTCCACCTATGGCTTTGTGCCGGTTACGTACCGGCTGGTATACGGGCGCCGGACGCTGATGTACGTCAAAGGCGGGTTCATGGAAGCATCGGCAGATGCGCTTGAGGATCTGGAGGGGCGCATCTATCCATTGCGTCAGGGCCCGTTCCTTACTAAAATATTGGCACCGGAACCTTATCGTTCGCGGAACCAGTACTGCTATGGAAGCTTCATTATCTTCAGCGGGGAAACGGCATCAAAACAAAGGGAGGTTATCAAAGAGGCATATGAAGAAGTTCTTGGAAGAGTTTAA
- a CDS encoding DNA-deoxyinosine glycosylase, which produces MKKNPEREAVVHPFGPISDTDSRVLILGSFPSLVSREQNFYYANPRNRFWPVLSAVFDDESGRTIEERTAFLHRHHVALWDVIASCTIHASSDASIQDVKVNDIQSLVDESRISHIYTAGSRAFELYERFRPCTIDAVCLPSTSPANARMKLQDLIPYYKVVRNDVEEG; this is translated from the coding sequence ATGAAGAAGAATCCGGAACGGGAAGCGGTTGTTCATCCCTTCGGGCCGATCTCTGACACTGACTCCAGGGTATTGATTCTCGGCTCCTTTCCTTCGCTTGTCTCGCGCGAGCAGAATTTCTACTATGCCAACCCCCGCAACCGGTTCTGGCCCGTTCTTTCCGCGGTCTTCGATGATGAAAGCGGCCGAACGATTGAAGAGCGCACGGCGTTTCTGCACCGGCACCATGTGGCGCTCTGGGATGTGATTGCCTCGTGTACGATTCATGCCAGCAGCGATGCGAGCATTCAGGATGTGAAGGTCAACGACATCCAGTCGCTGGTGGATGAAAGTCGGATCTCTCACATCTATACGGCGGGGTCGCGGGCATTTGAGCTGTATGAACGCTTTCGTCCCTGTACAATCGATGCCGTATGTCTTCCCAGCACTTCACCCGCCAATGCGCGGATGAAACTGCAGGATCTGATTCCCTATTACAAGGTGGTACGCAATGATGTTGAAGAAGGTTGA
- the holA gene encoding DNA polymerase III subunit delta — protein sequence MIYLLSGKEIYLLVKRRKEIIEKTGAAAENITVFDASNPKFNIENAIAACSTFSLFSDRRVVVLDDPWFLNPNRKGTDKPAKAKKNTGDNASILASYLQNPNPDCDLIFYCDGFAADQRTREYKLMKPLIDKGLISEYSVKTYKAWEMPKVLDDRLKARHLRVDEAAKQELLLRIDGSLSQLEQTLDKLELYGKGTYSLEDIEHLTSINTEQLIWKLCNAMSAGSARDTIRYYHQLTSLTETSVQQLIASMAMVFRRMYISLRCYEKGMPDEMIRTQYGIRFPDLDRRSAGGKRSRYYLQLLVELADVDQGIKNGSIANGNLALEQVLWRHL from the coding sequence GTGATCTATCTTCTGAGTGGAAAAGAAATCTATCTTCTGGTCAAACGGCGGAAGGAAATTATTGAAAAGACCGGCGCAGCTGCGGAAAACATTACGGTTTTTGATGCGTCCAATCCCAAATTCAACATTGAGAATGCGATTGCGGCCTGTTCCACGTTTTCCCTGTTTTCGGATCGGCGTGTTGTTGTGCTGGATGATCCGTGGTTTTTGAATCCCAACCGCAAAGGGACTGACAAGCCTGCCAAAGCAAAGAAAAACACCGGTGACAATGCGTCAATTCTGGCCTCCTACCTGCAGAATCCCAATCCGGATTGCGATCTGATCTTCTATTGCGACGGGTTTGCGGCGGACCAGCGTACCCGTGAATACAAGCTGATGAAGCCGCTGATTGACAAGGGTCTGATCAGCGAATACTCCGTCAAAACCTATAAGGCGTGGGAAATGCCGAAGGTGCTGGATGATCGTCTGAAGGCACGGCATCTGCGCGTGGATGAAGCCGCAAAACAGGAGCTTCTGTTACGGATTGACGGCAGTCTTTCGCAACTGGAACAGACGCTCGACAAGCTGGAACTGTACGGCAAAGGTACCTACAGCCTGGAAGACATTGAACATCTGACTTCGATCAATACGGAACAGCTGATCTGGAAGCTTTGCAATGCGATGAGTGCCGGCAGCGCCCGTGATACGATCCGCTATTACCACCAGCTGACATCGCTGACCGAGACATCCGTTCAGCAGCTGATTGCCTCGATGGCCATGGTATTCCGCCGAATGTACATCAGTCTTCGCTGCTATGAAAAGGGGATGCCGGATGAGATGATACGTACCCAATACGGCATCCGCTTCCCGGATCTTGACCGCCGCAGTGCCGGCGGCAAACGAAGCCGGTACTATCTGCAGCTTCTGGTGGAGCTGGCGGATGTTGATCAGGGCATCAAGAACGGGTCGATTGCCAATGGAAACCTCGCCCTGGAACAGGTTCTCTGGAGACACCTATGA
- a CDS encoding MBL fold metallo-hydrolase: MKSIVLISVLSIFCALAKDRAPVTAGCLAMVFLLMREGKEKRSWLLAAAVFLMILFPRFSSQPPTISTGRVVHISAGSFWLQRGRQRVLVYCSDVPVLDSTVTVSGTLGSVQETPGFYRFDFSSWGRRNGIYYTLRADSVNVVKQTVSLRGLLQRRVLSIEEEESRMLAMRILFGVRLQEDLFESQLEAGGFSVSGVILLVRMMLERFFHEKERNRIELALCIGLSVFYHFPILLVSRLIASLLRFSSWNGRQRTSVWIIALLSWKPESAYSAAFLLPCAMRMAGSFAEERSRRSAALFYSLLVQSVLFHQVFPLTMIGFSFLMAVKGGVWLLALITVLSGFHWLGSVYLLDSVLVLIERFRFAGSVVGPGLVLFVIACSLIWQREHRYRYGIVILLVFLRLGLFHPFAEVTAINVGQGTSILFKGPFNRSAVLLDTGKPAEADNVMAFLQAKGIIRLDALLISHSDSDHSGGVTDIAEAYQPLQIVIDHQEKIVAGDFTFYDLNELKTEDENQSSLVLYTEVNGIRYLCMGDGDEVTEEAIRRKYLDLGADVLMLAHHGSATGNSERFLDHVQPALGIISCGAYGLYHHPSPIVIQRLLKRHIPYVLTREQGDITVFAIGPFNVLVTSHPTIGLIARGGL; this comes from the coding sequence TTGAAATCCATCGTCCTGATATCCGTTCTTTCCATCTTCTGCGCCCTGGCAAAAGACAGGGCACCCGTAACGGCCGGCTGTCTTGCCATGGTGTTTCTCCTGATGCGGGAGGGAAAAGAGAAGCGATCGTGGCTGCTTGCCGCAGCGGTATTCCTGATGATTCTTTTTCCCCGCTTCTCCAGCCAGCCGCCAACGATCAGCACAGGCCGCGTTGTCCATATCTCCGCCGGGTCTTTCTGGCTTCAACGCGGAAGGCAGAGAGTTCTTGTCTACTGTTCGGATGTTCCTGTTCTGGACAGTACTGTAACGGTTTCCGGAACGCTGGGTAGTGTACAGGAAACACCCGGGTTCTACCGCTTTGACTTTTCTTCCTGGGGAAGAAGAAACGGGATTTATTACACCCTGCGGGCGGACAGTGTGAATGTTGTGAAGCAGACGGTTTCTCTTCGCGGCCTTCTTCAAAGGAGGGTGCTGTCGATCGAAGAGGAAGAAAGCCGCATGCTGGCGATGCGCATTCTTTTCGGTGTACGTCTGCAGGAGGATCTATTTGAAAGTCAACTGGAGGCGGGAGGCTTTTCGGTCAGCGGCGTCATTCTGCTGGTGCGGATGATGCTGGAGCGTTTCTTCCACGAGAAGGAGAGGAACCGGATCGAACTGGCTCTTTGTATCGGTTTAAGCGTCTTCTACCATTTTCCGATCCTGCTGGTGTCGCGGTTGATCGCATCGCTTCTTCGCTTTTCGTCCTGGAACGGCCGGCAAAGGACATCCGTATGGATCATTGCATTACTGTCATGGAAACCAGAGAGTGCATACAGCGCCGCGTTTCTGCTGCCGTGTGCCATGCGGATGGCCGGGTCGTTCGCCGAAGAAAGAAGCCGGCGCAGCGCTGCCCTGTTTTACAGTCTTCTTGTGCAGAGTGTGCTGTTTCATCAGGTATTTCCGCTAACGATGATCGGCTTTTCATTCCTCATGGCTGTCAAGGGAGGGGTCTGGCTGCTGGCGCTGATCACGGTATTGTCAGGTTTTCATTGGCTTGGCAGTGTTTATCTTCTGGATTCCGTTCTGGTGCTGATCGAACGGTTCCGGTTTGCCGGAAGTGTTGTTGGCCCGGGCCTGGTGCTCTTTGTGATCGCCTGTTCTTTGATCTGGCAGCGGGAACACCGCTACCGTTACGGCATTGTCATTCTGCTTGTATTTCTAAGGCTCGGGCTGTTTCATCCCTTTGCGGAAGTAACGGCCATCAATGTCGGCCAGGGGACAAGCATCCTTTTCAAAGGGCCCTTCAATCGCTCGGCCGTCCTGCTGGATACGGGAAAGCCGGCCGAAGCAGACAACGTGATGGCCTTTCTTCAGGCCAAGGGAATCATCCGGCTTGATGCGCTGCTGATATCCCACAGCGATTCGGACCATTCGGGTGGAGTTACAGATATTGCCGAAGCCTATCAGCCCTTGCAGATCGTGATTGATCATCAGGAAAAGATAGTGGCTGGCGATTTTACCTTCTATGACCTCAATGAACTGAAGACGGAGGATGAAAATCAGAGTTCCCTTGTCCTTTATACGGAAGTTAACGGCATCCGCTATCTCTGCATGGGCGATGGAGATGAAGTGACGGAAGAAGCAATCCGCAGAAAATACCTTGATCTTGGTGCGGATGTACTGATGCTCGCACACCATGGAAGCGCAACCGGAAACAGCGAACGCTTTCTCGATCACGTTCAGCCGGCTCTGGGCATTATTTCCTGCGGCGCCTACGGTCTTTACCATCATCCTTCGCCGATCGTCATCCAGCGGCTGCTGAAGCGTCATATTCCCTATGTTCTTACCAGAGAACAGGGCGACATCACCGTCTTTGCGATCGGTCCCTTCAATGTCCTTGTTACAAGCCATCCAACCATCGGCCTGATTGCCCGCGGCGGGTTATAA
- a CDS encoding helix-hairpin-helix domain-containing protein gives MKRIIIFALLVIAAFFTPFDLMNLEALQGDSIQVTIRGEVEQPGTYRLERYATIEDGLQKAGIKETADLSSLNPLAILADRDVLNVPAKKEEGDLPLVSINTASQQELETLPGIGPAMAQRIIADRNENGLFQTIEDLTRVKGIGEASLEKLKDRIRL, from the coding sequence ATGAAGCGAATCATCATCTTTGCGCTGCTTGTCATCGCCGCATTTTTTACGCCCTTTGATCTGATGAATCTCGAAGCTCTGCAGGGCGATTCGATTCAGGTAACGATCCGGGGCGAAGTGGAACAGCCCGGCACCTATCGGCTCGAGCGTTACGCAACCATCGAAGACGGCCTGCAGAAGGCGGGTATCAAGGAAACCGCGGATCTTTCCAGCCTCAATCCACTCGCCATTCTTGCGGACAGGGATGTGCTGAATGTCCCGGCGAAAAAGGAGGAAGGGGACCTTCCACTGGTTTCGATCAATACGGCCAGCCAGCAGGAGCTCGAAACTCTTCCCGGCATCGGTCCCGCCATGGCCCAGCGGATCATCGCCGATCGCAATGAAAACGGCCTCTTTCAGACGATTGAAGATCTGACGCGCGTCAAAGGAATCGGAGAGGCATCGCTGGAAAAACTGAAGGATCGGATCCGGCTTTGA
- the greA gene encoding transcription elongation factor GreA, with protein MADAKKTYVTEQGLKDLQDEYNTLVHVTREEVKAELKEARSLGDLSENADYDAARDKQAQVENRIAELEEMLKNYEIISTKGNSKTVRIGSTVQLQFQDTKEEAVYSIVGRTEADPLNGKISNETALAQAILDKRVGQTVEVNCKKPYEVTIISVK; from the coding sequence GTGGCAGACGCAAAGAAGACTTATGTAACAGAGCAGGGTTTGAAAGACCTGCAGGATGAATACAACACACTGGTTCATGTGACACGTGAAGAGGTCAAGGCGGAACTCAAGGAAGCACGTTCGCTGGGTGACCTTTCCGAAAACGCGGATTACGATGCGGCGCGTGATAAGCAGGCGCAGGTTGAAAACCGGATTGCGGAACTGGAAGAAATGCTCAAGAACTATGAGATCATTTCGACCAAGGGAAATTCGAAGACGGTCCGCATCGGTTCGACAGTTCAGCTGCAGTTCCAGGATACGAAGGAAGAGGCGGTTTATTCGATCGTCGGCCGTACCGAAGCAGATCCGTTGAACGGCAAGATTTCCAACGAAACAGCGCTTGCCCAGGCCATCCTTGATAAGCGTGTCGGCCAGACAGTTGAAGTCAACTGCAAGAAGCCGTACGAGGTTACGATCATTTCCGTTAAGTAA
- the udk gene encoding uridine kinase, translated as MKKPVLIGIAGGSASGKTSVSRRIQQEFGDTNTVLIIRQDDYYKDQSDMTMDERTKVNYDHPFAFDNDLFVAQLKQLMNHQAIEKPTYDFVKLTRSPLTEHCEPADVIVVEGLFVLEDEQIRSLLNIKVFIDAPADVRFIRRLIRDVKERGRNLDWVVDQYLGTVRPMHDIFIEPSKRYADIIIPQGGQNEVAVDLLNTKIASIIHHPLD; from the coding sequence ATGAAAAAGCCAGTGCTGATCGGAATTGCCGGGGGAAGTGCTTCGGGCAAGACGAGTGTTTCGCGGCGGATTCAGCAGGAGTTCGGAGACACGAACACGGTATTGATCATCCGGCAGGATGACTACTACAAGGATCAGTCGGACATGACGATGGATGAGCGGACGAAGGTCAACTATGATCATCCCTTTGCCTTCGACAATGATCTGTTCGTTGCGCAGCTGAAGCAGCTGATGAATCATCAGGCCATTGAGAAACCGACCTATGATTTTGTGAAGCTGACGCGCAGTCCTTTGACGGAACATTGTGAGCCGGCCGATGTCATCGTTGTGGAAGGGCTCTTTGTTCTGGAGGATGAGCAGATCCGGTCGCTGCTGAACATTAAGGTGTTCATCGATGCGCCGGCCGATGTTCGTTTCATTCGCCGTCTGATACGTGACGTCAAGGAGCGGGGACGGAATCTGGACTGGGTTGTGGATCAGTATCTCGGTACGGTTCGTCCGATGCATGACATTTTCATTGAGCCGAGCAAGCGCTATGCGGACATTATTATTCCCCAGGGCGGTCAGAATGAGGTCGCCGTGGATCTTCTGAATACAAAAATCGCGAGTATCATCCATCATCCGCTGGACTGA